From a single Rosa rugosa chromosome 7, drRosRugo1.1, whole genome shotgun sequence genomic region:
- the LOC133720028 gene encoding uncharacterized protein LOC133720028 isoform X1 — translation MVCSETTTRSFASSSSEAGAAEAASSASSSVSAGGGGEADPMMVKEELEAAEALADLAHLAMRENSGAESAGNWGLKGKRAKKRVKSESPPTLSGSNPVPACPDLPQQDQAVIGPAQCERVCTNVVGEPVKTELVMNKKIAKSEHDVELTTSTPICTTSYPSFSCTKSRRNLTEEEKEERRIRRILANRESARQTIRRRQALCEDLTKKAADLALENESLKRKKDLALKQYQSLEETNRLLKVQMAKARKAEAEETPDENMSAYVQIPSSSPTNPPLFLFNRPPFAPVFWPSIIQSSNSIQLQQVPQNPMATPSNISLPSNGTADSSHELGNPINVNGSRTPLYVFPCPWFFPHFDNGNGLQPQSSCLENKKEGAFFNNQCSASSSSRTAAQLDNNQSTFPVRLDTEASGSMEAGPRTDLNENPAQFPLDGGDQHTGFHPKENGSREIFLSPLLNHGGVASTIIKHENGLESDFSANTEKSLTACHPFSSLPEKNSEPIIYPSRKIADAIAAAEARKRRKKLTKLKNLHGRQCRMQC, via the exons ATGGTTTGTTCCGAGACGACGACGCGGTCTTTTGCGAGCTCTTCTTCCGAGGCCGGAGCGGCGGAGGCGGCGTCGTCAGCGTCGTCGTCGGTTTCGGCGGGCGGCGGAGGGGAGGCGGATCCGATGATGGTGAAGGAGGAGctggaggcggcggaggcgctgGCGGATTTGGCGCATTTGGCGATGAGGGAGAATAGCGGCGCTGAATCCGCTGGAAATTGGGGGCTGAAGGGGAAGAGAGCCAAGAAGCGAGTCAAGAGCGAGTCTCCGCCTACGCTGTCCGGTTCGAACCCGGTTCCCGCCTGCCCGGATCTTCCTCAG CAGGATCAAGCAGTAATAGGTCCAGCGCAATGTGAAAGGGTGTGCACAAATGTGGTTGGAGAACCGGTGAAGACTGAGCTGGTTATGAACAAAAAGATTGCAAAGTCCGAGCACGATGTAGAATTGACCACTTCAACTCCTATCTGCACTACAAGTTATCCATCATTTAGCTGCACTAAGTCAAGGCGAAATCTCACTGAG GAGGAAAAAGAAGAACGGAGAATACGCAGAATCTTGGCTAACAGAGAGTCAGCTAGGCAGACAATTCGCCGAAGGCAG GCTTTATGTGAGGATTTGACTAAAAAGGCTGCAGATTTAGCATTGGAGAATGAAAGTCTAAAAAGG AAAAAGGATTTGGCCTTAAAACAATATCAGTCTTTGGAAGAAACAAATAGGCTCTTAAAAGTTCAG ATGGCTAAGGCGAGAAAAGCAGAGGCTGAGGAAACTCCGGATGAAAATATGTCGGCCTATGTCCAGATACCTTCGTCTTCACCTACGAATCCCCCTTTGTTCTTGTTTAACCGTCCACCATTTGCACCTGTTTTCTGGCCTTCTATCATTCAATCTTCAAATTCCATTCAGTTGCAACAGGTACCACAAAACCCGATGGCCACTCCATCAAACATCTCTTTACCCAGTAATGGTACAGCTGATTCTTCTCATGAACTAGGAAACCCCATAAATGTTAATGGATCAAGAACCCCCTTATATGTATTTCCGTGTCCTTGGTTCTTTCCTCATTTTGATAATGGGAATGGACTCCAACCTCAGTCATCATGCctggaaaataaaaaagaaggagCTTTCTTTAATAATCAGTGCAGTGCTAGTTCATCTTCAAGAACTGCTGCACAGTTGGACAACAACCAGTCCACTTTCCCTGTTAGATTAGACACAGAAGCTTCTGGCTCAATGGAAGCCGGACCAAGAACTGATCTGAATGAAAACCCAGCTCAGTTTCCTCTCGATGGAGGTGATCAACATACAGGCTTTCACCCTAAAGAAAATGGATCTAGAGAGATATTTCTTTCTCCTTTGCTGAACCATGGAGGAGTTGCATCCACTATTATAAAGCATGAGAATGGACTGGAGTCAGATTTCAGTGCAAATACTGAAAAGTCTTTGACAGCGTGCCATCCGTTTTCTTCCTTGCCTGAGAAGAATAGTGAGCCAATCATCTACCCCAGTAGGAAAATAGCGGATGCCATTgcagccgctgaggcacgaaagaggaggaagaaacTTACAAAGCTAAAGAACCTTCATGGCCGTCAGTGTCGAATGCAATGTTAA
- the LOC133720028 gene encoding uncharacterized protein LOC133720028 isoform X2 yields the protein MVCSETTTRSFASSSSEAGAAEAASSASSSVSAGGGGEADPMMVKEELEAAEALADLAHLAMRENSGAESAGNWGLKGKRAKKRVKSESPPTLSGSNPVPACPDLPQDQAVIGPAQCERVCTNVVGEPVKTELVMNKKIAKSEHDVELTTSTPICTTSYPSFSCTKSRRNLTEEEKEERRIRRILANRESARQTIRRRQALCEDLTKKAADLALENESLKRKKDLALKQYQSLEETNRLLKVQMAKARKAEAEETPDENMSAYVQIPSSSPTNPPLFLFNRPPFAPVFWPSIIQSSNSIQLQQVPQNPMATPSNISLPSNGTADSSHELGNPINVNGSRTPLYVFPCPWFFPHFDNGNGLQPQSSCLENKKEGAFFNNQCSASSSSRTAAQLDNNQSTFPVRLDTEASGSMEAGPRTDLNENPAQFPLDGGDQHTGFHPKENGSREIFLSPLLNHGGVASTIIKHENGLESDFSANTEKSLTACHPFSSLPEKNSEPIIYPSRKIADAIAAAEARKRRKKLTKLKNLHGRQCRMQC from the exons ATGGTTTGTTCCGAGACGACGACGCGGTCTTTTGCGAGCTCTTCTTCCGAGGCCGGAGCGGCGGAGGCGGCGTCGTCAGCGTCGTCGTCGGTTTCGGCGGGCGGCGGAGGGGAGGCGGATCCGATGATGGTGAAGGAGGAGctggaggcggcggaggcgctgGCGGATTTGGCGCATTTGGCGATGAGGGAGAATAGCGGCGCTGAATCCGCTGGAAATTGGGGGCTGAAGGGGAAGAGAGCCAAGAAGCGAGTCAAGAGCGAGTCTCCGCCTACGCTGTCCGGTTCGAACCCGGTTCCCGCCTGCCCGGATCTTCCTCAG GATCAAGCAGTAATAGGTCCAGCGCAATGTGAAAGGGTGTGCACAAATGTGGTTGGAGAACCGGTGAAGACTGAGCTGGTTATGAACAAAAAGATTGCAAAGTCCGAGCACGATGTAGAATTGACCACTTCAACTCCTATCTGCACTACAAGTTATCCATCATTTAGCTGCACTAAGTCAAGGCGAAATCTCACTGAG GAGGAAAAAGAAGAACGGAGAATACGCAGAATCTTGGCTAACAGAGAGTCAGCTAGGCAGACAATTCGCCGAAGGCAG GCTTTATGTGAGGATTTGACTAAAAAGGCTGCAGATTTAGCATTGGAGAATGAAAGTCTAAAAAGG AAAAAGGATTTGGCCTTAAAACAATATCAGTCTTTGGAAGAAACAAATAGGCTCTTAAAAGTTCAG ATGGCTAAGGCGAGAAAAGCAGAGGCTGAGGAAACTCCGGATGAAAATATGTCGGCCTATGTCCAGATACCTTCGTCTTCACCTACGAATCCCCCTTTGTTCTTGTTTAACCGTCCACCATTTGCACCTGTTTTCTGGCCTTCTATCATTCAATCTTCAAATTCCATTCAGTTGCAACAGGTACCACAAAACCCGATGGCCACTCCATCAAACATCTCTTTACCCAGTAATGGTACAGCTGATTCTTCTCATGAACTAGGAAACCCCATAAATGTTAATGGATCAAGAACCCCCTTATATGTATTTCCGTGTCCTTGGTTCTTTCCTCATTTTGATAATGGGAATGGACTCCAACCTCAGTCATCATGCctggaaaataaaaaagaaggagCTTTCTTTAATAATCAGTGCAGTGCTAGTTCATCTTCAAGAACTGCTGCACAGTTGGACAACAACCAGTCCACTTTCCCTGTTAGATTAGACACAGAAGCTTCTGGCTCAATGGAAGCCGGACCAAGAACTGATCTGAATGAAAACCCAGCTCAGTTTCCTCTCGATGGAGGTGATCAACATACAGGCTTTCACCCTAAAGAAAATGGATCTAGAGAGATATTTCTTTCTCCTTTGCTGAACCATGGAGGAGTTGCATCCACTATTATAAAGCATGAGAATGGACTGGAGTCAGATTTCAGTGCAAATACTGAAAAGTCTTTGACAGCGTGCCATCCGTTTTCTTCCTTGCCTGAGAAGAATAGTGAGCCAATCATCTACCCCAGTAGGAAAATAGCGGATGCCATTgcagccgctgaggcacgaaagaggaggaagaaacTTACAAAGCTAAAGAACCTTCATGGCCGTCAGTGTCGAATGCAATGTTAA